One Gemella haemolysans ATCC 10379 DNA segment encodes these proteins:
- a CDS encoding cysteine desulfurase family protein: protein MIYLDNCATTKPYKEVLDTFVEVNNSYFGNAASINKFGKTTNKLLSAARGQVASILQVAEDSIFFTSCATESNNIALLGSVEHKKDFGNRIIVSKIEHPSVLESFRELERRGFILDYLNVDEDGVVDLNHLKSLLTKETILLSVMQINNVFGTIQPIEEISEILKDYPKVHFHVDGVQGVLKDKLDLSKVDSYAISAHKFHGIKGVGVLYLKSRRTVHNITFGGGQEDGLRSGTVNVAAAASLAKALRLSQEKVETVKVKHKEFKTMIIEGFSKYNHIVINSPLSEKYIDSIINISLPKIKGEAIVNALNERGIMVSTTSACSSKTFHLNEALFVRGLSRENIEGSIRVSFSNETTKQEVETFIEVFIDEYNKKFKEVIESGI from the coding sequence ATGATATATTTAGATAATTGTGCTACAACTAAACCGTATAAAGAAGTGCTTGATACATTTGTTGAAGTTAACAATTCTTATTTTGGTAACGCTGCTAGTATCAATAAATTTGGGAAAACAACTAATAAACTTCTTTCAGCTGCCAGAGGACAAGTAGCATCTATCTTACAAGTGGCTGAAGATAGTATATTTTTCACATCTTGTGCTACTGAAAGTAATAACATAGCTTTACTTGGGAGTGTAGAACACAAAAAAGATTTTGGTAATAGAATTATTGTTTCGAAAATCGAACATCCTTCAGTTTTAGAATCTTTTAGAGAATTAGAGAGAAGAGGGTTTATATTAGATTATTTAAATGTTGATGAAGATGGAGTAGTTGATTTAAACCATCTAAAATCTTTACTGACAAAAGAGACAATTTTATTAAGTGTAATGCAGATTAATAATGTTTTTGGGACGATTCAACCAATAGAAGAGATTTCAGAAATTTTAAAAGATTATCCTAAGGTTCATTTCCATGTTGATGGAGTACAAGGGGTATTAAAAGATAAACTTGATTTATCAAAAGTTGATAGTTATGCTATTTCAGCACACAAATTTCATGGTATAAAAGGTGTTGGTGTACTGTATTTAAAATCTAGAAGAACAGTTCACAATATTACTTTTGGTGGAGGTCAAGAAGACGGTTTACGTAGTGGAACAGTAAATGTTGCTGCTGCGGCAAGCCTTGCGAAAGCTTTGAGATTATCACAAGAAAAAGTAGAAACTGTAAAAGTAAAACATAAAGAATTTAAGACTATGATTATTGAAGGATTTTCAAAATATAATCATATAGTAATAAACTCTCCGTTAAGTGAAAAGTATATTGATTCAATAATAAATATCAGTTTACCTAAAATTAAAGGAGAAGCAATAGTTAATGCCCTTAATGAAAGGGGGATAATGGTTTCAACTACGAGTGCTTGTTCATCAAAAACTTTTCATCTAAATGAGGCTCTTTTTGTAAGAGGCTTGTCGAGAGAAAATATAGAGGGAAGCATTCGAGTAAGCTTCTCTAATGAGACTACTAAACAAGAAGTTGAAACATTTATTGAAGTATTCATCGATGAATATAATAAAAAATTTAAAGAGGTAATTGAAAGTGGAATTTAG